A DNA window from Trypanosoma brucei brucei TREU927 chromosome 11 chr11_scaffold01 genomic scaffold, whole genome shotgun sequence contains the following coding sequences:
- a CDS encoding 40S ribosomal protein S21, putative → MATIGTYNEEGVNVDLYIPRKCHATNSLITSFDHSAVQIAIANVDPNGVIDGTTTTLCIAGYLRCQGESDHAINHLAIAKGIVRIKTGKKPRAKKTKNLKVASGARTQQKGGRNAAGQTKGAAQRGAAQKPTGRPQQAQRQGGRPARTEEGNRQRQGQQRQKPQQQQQQRQQQQQQRGGDRRAPQGRSGKAAPQRK, encoded by the coding sequence ATGGCGACCATCGGGACCTACAATGAGGAAGGCGTGAACGTGGACCTGTACATTCCGCGCAAATGCCACGCGACGAACAGCCTCATTACCTCGTTCGATCACTCTGCTGTGCAGATTGCCATTGCAAATGTCGATCCGAACGGTGTGATTGATGGTACGACGACTACGCTTTGCATCGCTGGTTACCTTCGCTGCCAGGGTGAGTCGGATCATGCCATCAATCACCTAGCAATCGCTAAGGGTATTGTCCGCATCAAGACTGGCAAGAAACCTCGCGCCAAGAAAACCAAGAACCTGAAGGTTGCCTCAGGTGCCCGCACTCAGCAGAAGGGTGGCCGTAACGCGGCTGGTCAAACTAAGGGTGCTGCCCAGCGTGGAGCTGCACAGAAGCCCACTGGCCGTCCACAGCAGGCACAACGACAGGGAGGGAGGCCCGCCAGAACTGAGGAGGGCAACCGTCAACGCCAGGGTCAACAGAGGCAGAaaccgcagcagcaacaacaacaacggcagcagcagcagcagcagcgcggCGGTGACAGGAGGGCACCTCAGGGTCGTAGCGGGAAAGCTGCACCTCAACGGAAGTGA
- a CDS encoding 40S ribosomal protein S21, putative: MATIGTYNEEGVNVDLYIPRKCHATNSLITSFDHSAVQIAIANVDPNGVIDGTTTTLCIAGYLRCQGESDHAINHLAIAKGIVRIKTGKKPRAKKTKNLKVASGARTQQKGGRNAAGQTKGAAQRGAAQKPTGRPQQAQRQGGRPARTEEGNRQRQGQQRQKPQQQQQQRQQQQQQRGGDRRAPQQSGRRGPRS, translated from the coding sequence ATGGCGACCATCGGGACCTACAATGAGGAAGGCGTGAACGTGGACCTGTACATTCCGCGCAAATGCCACGCGACGAACAGCCTCATTACCTCGTTCGATCACTCTGCTGTGCAGATTGCCATTGCAAATGTCGATCCGAACGGTGTGATTGATGGTACGACGACTACGCTTTGCATCGCTGGTTACCTTCGCTGCCAGGGTGAGTCGGATCATGCCATCAATCACCTAGCAATCGCTAAGGGTATTGTCCGCATCAAGACTGGCAAGAAACCTCGCGCCAAGAAAACCAAGAACCTGAAGGTTGCCTCAGGTGCCCGCACTCAGCAGAAGGGTGGCCGTAACGCGGCTGGTCAAACTAAGGGTGCTGCCCAGCGTGGAGCTGCACAGAAGCCCACTGGCCGTCCACAGCAGGCACAACGACAGGGAGGGAGGCCCGCCAGAACTGAGGAGGGCAACCGTCAACGCCAGGGTCAACAGAGGCAGAaaccgcagcagcaacaacaacaacggcagcagcagcagcagcagcgcggCGGTGACAGGAGGGCACCTCAGCAGAGCGGTAGGCGCGGCCCTCGCTCTTAG